Proteins encoded by one window of Anguilla rostrata isolate EN2019 chromosome 9, ASM1855537v3, whole genome shotgun sequence:
- the taok1a gene encoding serine/threonine-protein kinase TAO1 isoform X1: MPSTSRAGSLKDPEIADLFFKEDPEKLFSDLREIGHGSFGAVYFARDIRTTEVVAIKKMSYSGKQSNEKWQDIIKEVKFLQRIQHPNSIEYKGCYLREHTAWLVMEYCLGSASDLLEVHKKPLQEIEIAAITHGALQGLAYLHSHNMIHRDIKAGNILLTEPGQVKLADFGSASIASPANSFVGTPYWMAPEVILAMDEGQYDGKVDVWSLGITCIELAERKPPLFNMNAMSALYHIAQNESPTLQSSEWTDYFRNFVDSCLQKLPQDRPDSEDLLKHAFVQRERPESVLMDLILRTKDAVRELDNLQYRKMKKILFQEAHNGPAAEAPDGEEEPEQGVGRTGTVSSVGSNQSIPSMSISASSQSSSVNSLPDAADDKSELDMMDGDHTVMSNSSVIHLKPEEEESYPEDPEPHSRPSEPQSPPAQTPRQKPHYRNREHFATIRTASLVTRQMQEHEQDSELREQMSGYKRMRRQHQKHLMALENKLKAEMDEHRLRLDKELETQRNSFAAEMEKLVKKHQATMEKDAKTFANDEKKFQQHIQVQQKKELSSFLESQKREYKLRKEQLKEELNENQSTPKKEKQEWLSKQKENFQHFQAEEEANLQRRQRQYLELECRRFKRRILIARHNVEQDLVREELNKRQTQKDLEHAMLLRHHESMQELEFRQLGTIQKMRAELIRLQHQTELTNQLEYNKRRERELRRKHVMEVRQQPKSLKSKELQIKKQFQDTCKIQTRQYKALRNHLLETTPKSDHKAVLKRLKEEQTRKLAILAEQYDHSINEMLSTQALRLDEAQEAECQVLKMQLQQELELLNAYQSKIKMQTDAQHERERKELEQRVSLRRALLEQKIEEEMMALQNERSERIRSLLERQAREIEAFDSESMRLGFSNMVLSNLSSEAFSHSFPGAPGSWAHHHSGGSQGPHWGGGGGAGGGGGGGGGHHGSHHHHHHPSQGGPSQQAWGHGMPGGGPQPWGHSSSGPMGAGPRASGAARNSPQALRRTASGGRSEQGMSRSTSIASQISNGSHLSYT; this comes from the exons atgccctccACCAGTCGGGCGGGGAGCCTGAAGGACCCCGAGATCGCGGACCTCTTCTTCAAGGAGGACCCCGAGAAGCTGTTCTCCGACCTGCGCGAGATCGGACATGGCAGCTTCGGGGCTGTGTACTTC GCCCGGGACATCCGGACCACAGAGGTGGTGGCCATTAAGAAGATGTCCTACAGCGGGAAGCAGTCCAACGAG aaATGGCAGGACATAATCAAAGAAGTGAAGTTCCTACAGAGAATTCAGCACCCGAACAGCATAGAGTACAAAGGATGCTACCTGCGTGAGCACACTGCCTGG CTGGTCATGGAATACTGTCTAGGCTCAGCTTCGGACCTGCTGGAAG TTCATAAAAAACCACTCCAGGAAATAGAAATAGCTGCAATTACCCATGGTGCATTGCAGGGCTTGGCCTACCTTCATTCCCACAACATGATTCACAG AGATATCAAGGCTGGAAATATCCTGCTGACAGAGCCCGGACAGGTGAAGCTGGCCGATTTTGGCTCCGCCTCCATTGCCTCTCCCGCCAACTCCTTTGTGGGGACGCCATATTG gaTGGCCCCAGAGGTGATCCTGGCCATGGATGAGGGCCAGTACGATGGGAAGGTGGATGTCTGGTCTCTGGGAATTACCTGCATTGAATTAG CTGAGAGGAAACCGCCGCTGTTCAATATGAATGCGATGAGTGCCTTATACCACATAGCGCAGAATGAGAGCCCAACACTGCAGTCAAGTGAATG gacCGATTACTTTAGGAACTTTGTGGATTCTTGCCTTCAGAAACTCCCCCAGGACAGGCCGGACTCTGAGGATCTGCTGAAG catgcctttgtCCAGCGGGAGCGGCCCGAGTCGGTCCTGATGGACCTGATCCTGCGGACCAAGGACGCCGTGCGCGAGCTGGACAACCTGCAGTACCGCAAGATGAAGAAGATCCTGTTCCAGGAGGCGCACAACGGGCCGGCCGCCGAGGCCCCGGACGGAGAGGAG GAGCCGGAGCAGGGCGTGGGTCGGACGGGCACGGTGAGCAGTGTGGGCAGTAACCAGTCCATCCCCAGCATGTCCATCAGCGCCAGCTCCCAGAGCAGCTCCGTCAACAGCCTCCCCGACGCCGCCGACGACAAGAGCGAGCTGGACATGATGGACGGAGACCACACCGTCATGTCCAACAGCTCCGTCATCCACCTCAAACCG gaggaggaggagagctaCCCGGAGGACCCCGAGCCCCACAGCAGACCCTCTGAGCCGCAGTCACCCCCCGCTCAGACCCCGCGCCAGAAACCCCACTACCGCAACCGCGAACACTTCGCCACCATCCGGACGGCCTCGCTG gtgacGCGGCAGATGCAGGAGCACGAGCAGGACTCGGAGCTGCGGGAGCAGATGTCGGGCTACAAGCGCATGCGGCGGCAGCACCAGAAGCACCTGATGGCGCTGGAGAACAAGCTGAAGGCCGAGATGGACGAGCACCGGCTCCGCCTGGACAAGGAGCTGGAGACCCAGAGGAACAGCTTCGCCGCCGAGATGGAGAAGCTGGTGAAGAAGCACCAGGCCACCATGGAGAAAGAC GCCAAGACCTTCGCCAACGACGAGAAGAAGTTCCAGCAGCACATCCAGGTCCAGCAgaagaaggagctgagcagctTCCTGGAGTCTCAGAAGCGGGAGTACAAACTGCGCAAGGAGCAGCTGAAAGAG gagcTGAATGAGAACCAGTCGACGCCCAAGAAGGAGAAGCAGGAGTGGCTGTCGAAGCAGAAGGAGAACTTCCAGCACTTccaggcggaggaggaggccaaCCTGCAGCGGCGCCAGCGCCAGTACCTGGAGCTGGAGTGCCGCCGCTTCAAGAGACGCATCCTCATCGCCCGCCACAACGTGGAGCAGGACCTGGTGCGCGAG gagCTGAACAAGCGGCAGACGCAGAAGGACCTGGAGCACGCCATGCTCCTGCGGCACCACGAGTCCATGCAGGAGCTGGAGTTCCGGCAGCTGGGAACCATCCAGAAGATGCGTGCGGAGCTGATCCGCCTGCAGCACCAGACCGAGCTCACCAACCAGCTGGAGTACAACAAGCGGCGCGAGAGGGAGCTCCGGCGCAAGCACGTGATGGAAGTCCGACAGCAGCCCAAGAGCCTCAAG TCCAAAGAGCTGCAGATCAAGAAGCAGTTCCAGGACACCTGCAAGATCCAGACCCGGCAGTACAAGGCCCTGCGGAACCACCTGCTGGAGACCACGCCCAAATCGGACCACAAGGCCGTGCTGAAGAGGCTGAAGGAGGAGCAGACCCGCAAGCTGGCCATCCTGGCCGAGCAGTACGACCACTCCATCAACGAGATGCTGTCCACACAggct ctgCGATTGGACGAGGCACAGGAGGCCGAATGCCAGGTTCTGAagatgcagctgcagcaggagctggagctgctcAACGCCTACCAGAGCAAGATCAAGATGCAGACAGACGCCCAGCACGAGCGCGAGAggaaggagctggagcagaGGGTGTCCCTGCGCCGGGCCCTGCTGGAGCAGAAG ATTGAGGAGGAGATGATGGCTCTGCAGAACGAGCGCTCGGAGCGCATCCGCAGCCTGCTGGAGCGCCAGGCGCGGGAGATCGAGGCCTTCGACTCGGAGAGCATGCGTCTGGGCTTCAGCAACATGGTGCTGTCCAACCTCTCCTCTGAGGCCTTCAGCCACAGCTTCCCCGGGGCCCCCGGCAGCTGGGCGCACCACCACTCGGGCGGCTCCCAGGGGCCGCActggggcgggggaggcggggccggaggaggaggaggcgggggcgggggccacCACGgcagccaccaccaccaccaccaccccagtCAGGGAGGGCCCTCGCAGCAGGCCTGGGGCCACGGCATGCCGGGCGGGGGCCCCCAGCCCTGGGGCCACTCCTCGTCGGGGCccatgggggcggggccgagggcgTCGGGGGCGGCCCGGAACAGCCCCCAGGCGCTCAGGAGGACGGCCTCCGGGGGCCGCAGTGAGCAGGGGATGAGCAGGAGCACTAGCATCGCCTCGCAGATATCCAACGGGTCACACCTGTCCTACACGTAG
- the LOC135263424 gene encoding protein ABHD15, producing MTTPPMLPVMWDLVLCLLPSLVLLLTALLFRWPPVRACTGQLVRRAGRLLWAWLCWFLELPLVPDGRMDSEGPQLVCKPTALAQFLLRHCGSLARPSLASWPWGDPNIQTLWSLAGPLGAGGGIRFARDYLQVKDGGVVALDWAVGPREEAEPWRLGGAKQEQGAGGGVGRGRALSCHTSCPPILILIPNSWGRVTPHLLRLCALALRQGYYPVVFHRRGQGGCPLVTPRFQEFGDPSDLVQAVAYLRYRYQSSALLAVSEGSGSGLLLSYLGECGSSSYLMAAACLSPVLQGQLWFETPLRPLYRWGVLLYQKLQLSRYASALSAVMDVERLLTCSSQRELEAAMFCSGGGSRVAGQSGGREEVAWGDYWERNEPLRDADEVAVPVLCVCSRDDPLLPPASALPTQLFRNSPYFLLALTARGGHCGFASRDSDGGAPCWSHEVALEYFRAVAEFLRAEERKASGTRGAAARGSPAPQWRTGAAATARRRRAMVLRRARPPARPPVCFTVGSEGRGDGGSSGEEQDMFTWHRSYTR from the exons ATGACCACCCCGCCGATGCTTCCCGTCATGTGGGACCTGGTGCTGTGCCTGCTGCCCTCTCTGGTCCTGCTCCTCACCGCCCTGCTTTTCCGTTGGCCCCCAGTGCGGGCTTGCACAGGGCAACTGGTTCGGCGAGCTGGCCGGTTGCTGTGGGCGTGGTTGTGCTGGTTTCTGGAGCTCCCATTGGTCCCTGATGGAAGGATGGACAGCGAGGGGCCCCAGCTGGTTTGCAAGCCCACGGCCCTGGCCCAGTTCCTGCTCCGGCATTGTGGGTCCCTGGCCCGGCCTAGCCTGGCCTCCTGGCCCTGGGGGGACCCAAACATACAGACGCTCTGGAGCCTGGCTGGACCCCTGGGAGCAGGCGGAGGGATACGGTTTGCCAGGGACTACCTGCAGGTGAAGGACGGCGGTGTGGTGGCCTTGGATTGGGCAGTAGGACCAAGGGAGGAGGCAGAACCGTGGAGGCTAGGTGGGGCAAAGCAagagcagggggcaggaggaggtgttGGGCGAGGGAGGGCCCTGAGCTGCCACACATCCTGCCcccccatcctcatcctcattccCAACTCCTGGGGCAGGGTAACCCCCCACCTGCTCCGGCTGTGTGCCCTGGCCCTCCGACAGGGGTACTACCCCGTCGTGTTCCACCGTCGCGGTCAAGGTGGCTGCCCCCTGGTCACCCCCAGGTTCCAGGAGTTCGGGGACCCCTCCGACCTGGTCCAGGCCGTGGCCTACCTCCGTTACCGCTACCAGTCGTCCGCTCTGCTAGCAGTGAGCGAAGGCTCGGGGTCCGGCCTGCTCCTGTCCTACCTGGGGGAGTGTGGGTCCTCCTCTTACCTGATGGCCGCCGCCTGCCTGTCACCCGTCCTGCAGGGCCAGCTGTGGTTCGAGACGCCCCTGAGACCCCTGTACCGCTGGGGCGTGCTGCTCTACCAAAAGCTGCAGCTCAGCAG GTATGCTAGTGCTCTGAGCGCAGTGATGGACGTGGAGCGGCTGCTCACCTGCTCCTCACAGAGGGAGCTGGAGGCGGCCATGTTCTGCTCTGGGGGAGGCAGCAGGGTGGCAGGGCAGagcgggggcagggaggaggtggcCTGGGGCGACTACTGGGAGCGCAACGAGCCGCTGCGGGACGCGGACGAGGTGGCGGTGCCCGTCCTGTGCGTCTGCAGCCGCGAcgaccccctcctgccccccgcctccgccctGCCCACGCAGCTGTTCCGGAACAGTCCCTACTTCCTGCTGGCGCTCACCGCCCGCGGCGGGCACTGCGGCTTCGCCTCGCGGGACAGCGACGGCGGCGCTCCCTGCTGGAGCCACGAGGTGGCGCTGGAGTACTTCCGGGCCGTGGCGGAGTTCCTGCgggcggaggagaggaaggcCAGCGGGAcgaggggggcggcggcgagGGGAAGCCCGGCACCGCAGTGGAGGACGGGCGCCGCGGCGACGGCCCGCAGGCGAAGGGCTATGGTCCTGAGGAGAGCGaggccgcccgcccgcccgccggtCTGCTTCACCGTGGGctcggaggggcggggggacgggggcagCTCTGGGGAAGAGCAGGACATGTTCACCTGGCACAGGTCATACACACGCTGA
- the taok1a gene encoding serine/threonine-protein kinase TAO1 isoform X2 yields the protein MQEHEQDSELREQMSGYKRMRRQHQKHLMALENKLKAEMDEHRLRLDKELETQRNSFAAEMEKLVKKHQATMEKDAKTFANDEKKFQQHIQVQQKKELSSFLESQKREYKLRKEQLKEELNENQSTPKKEKQEWLSKQKENFQHFQAEEEANLQRRQRQYLELECRRFKRRILIARHNVEQDLVREELNKRQTQKDLEHAMLLRHHESMQELEFRQLGTIQKMRAELIRLQHQTELTNQLEYNKRRERELRRKHVMEVRQQPKSLKSKELQIKKQFQDTCKIQTRQYKALRNHLLETTPKSDHKAVLKRLKEEQTRKLAILAEQYDHSINEMLSTQALRLDEAQEAECQVLKMQLQQELELLNAYQSKIKMQTDAQHERERKELEQRVSLRRALLEQKIEEEMMALQNERSERIRSLLERQAREIEAFDSESMRLGFSNMVLSNLSSEAFSHSFPGAPGSWAHHHSGGSQGPHWGGGGGAGGGGGGGGGHHGSHHHHHHPSQGGPSQQAWGHGMPGGGPQPWGHSSSGPMGAGPRASGAARNSPQALRRTASGGRSEQGMSRSTSIASQISNGSHLSYT from the exons ATGCAGGAGCACGAGCAGGACTCGGAGCTGCGGGAGCAGATGTCGGGCTACAAGCGCATGCGGCGGCAGCACCAGAAGCACCTGATGGCGCTGGAGAACAAGCTGAAGGCCGAGATGGACGAGCACCGGCTCCGCCTGGACAAGGAGCTGGAGACCCAGAGGAACAGCTTCGCCGCCGAGATGGAGAAGCTGGTGAAGAAGCACCAGGCCACCATGGAGAAAGAC GCCAAGACCTTCGCCAACGACGAGAAGAAGTTCCAGCAGCACATCCAGGTCCAGCAgaagaaggagctgagcagctTCCTGGAGTCTCAGAAGCGGGAGTACAAACTGCGCAAGGAGCAGCTGAAAGAG gagcTGAATGAGAACCAGTCGACGCCCAAGAAGGAGAAGCAGGAGTGGCTGTCGAAGCAGAAGGAGAACTTCCAGCACTTccaggcggaggaggaggccaaCCTGCAGCGGCGCCAGCGCCAGTACCTGGAGCTGGAGTGCCGCCGCTTCAAGAGACGCATCCTCATCGCCCGCCACAACGTGGAGCAGGACCTGGTGCGCGAG gagCTGAACAAGCGGCAGACGCAGAAGGACCTGGAGCACGCCATGCTCCTGCGGCACCACGAGTCCATGCAGGAGCTGGAGTTCCGGCAGCTGGGAACCATCCAGAAGATGCGTGCGGAGCTGATCCGCCTGCAGCACCAGACCGAGCTCACCAACCAGCTGGAGTACAACAAGCGGCGCGAGAGGGAGCTCCGGCGCAAGCACGTGATGGAAGTCCGACAGCAGCCCAAGAGCCTCAAG TCCAAAGAGCTGCAGATCAAGAAGCAGTTCCAGGACACCTGCAAGATCCAGACCCGGCAGTACAAGGCCCTGCGGAACCACCTGCTGGAGACCACGCCCAAATCGGACCACAAGGCCGTGCTGAAGAGGCTGAAGGAGGAGCAGACCCGCAAGCTGGCCATCCTGGCCGAGCAGTACGACCACTCCATCAACGAGATGCTGTCCACACAggct ctgCGATTGGACGAGGCACAGGAGGCCGAATGCCAGGTTCTGAagatgcagctgcagcaggagctggagctgctcAACGCCTACCAGAGCAAGATCAAGATGCAGACAGACGCCCAGCACGAGCGCGAGAggaaggagctggagcagaGGGTGTCCCTGCGCCGGGCCCTGCTGGAGCAGAAG ATTGAGGAGGAGATGATGGCTCTGCAGAACGAGCGCTCGGAGCGCATCCGCAGCCTGCTGGAGCGCCAGGCGCGGGAGATCGAGGCCTTCGACTCGGAGAGCATGCGTCTGGGCTTCAGCAACATGGTGCTGTCCAACCTCTCCTCTGAGGCCTTCAGCCACAGCTTCCCCGGGGCCCCCGGCAGCTGGGCGCACCACCACTCGGGCGGCTCCCAGGGGCCGCActggggcgggggaggcggggccggaggaggaggaggcgggggcgggggccacCACGgcagccaccaccaccaccaccaccccagtCAGGGAGGGCCCTCGCAGCAGGCCTGGGGCCACGGCATGCCGGGCGGGGGCCCCCAGCCCTGGGGCCACTCCTCGTCGGGGCccatgggggcggggccgagggcgTCGGGGGCGGCCCGGAACAGCCCCCAGGCGCTCAGGAGGACGGCCTCCGGGGGCCGCAGTGAGCAGGGGATGAGCAGGAGCACTAGCATCGCCTCGCAGATATCCAACGGGTCACACCTGTCCTACACGTAG